The Pandoraea apista genomic interval CGCCGATCCGGGCCTCTACAACCTGCTGACCAACGGCGTGCTGCAGGCTCGGCTCGATTTCGACCGCAGCAAGTTGACGTGCAAGGCGATGGCCAACCGGATGGCGGACATGGCCGGCGGCCAGGCCGGGTGGGATCAGCTCGCCGAAGGTTTCGCGCTGCGCGATGCGGTGAGCAGCACCGATGCGGTGTCCGCCGTCGAGCAGGCCGAATCGAACAAGGGCAACAACGGCGTGCCCTGGGTGGGCGGCGGCAACGCGGGCGGCTCGGGCCAGGGTTCCATCAAGGTGGTCGGCGACGTGACCCGTGCCGGCTACAACCTGCTCAACAGCCGCGGCGTCAGCGACACCTCATCCATCCCGCGCGCGTCCTGCGGCAACCGGCTGACCTGCCAAACTTGGTCCTCGCCGCAGGCCGCAGCGGACTTCGCAACCCGCGTGCTCGGCGAGCGCGAGCAACGCACCTGCGAGACCTGCACCAAGACGCAGACCACGCCTGGCGTCGGCCTGACGCCGGTGATCCAGGAAGAGTACGAGACCAAGCTGCAGGCACTGCAGGGCCTCGTGACGGGCTCGACGCCGATGACGGTGGCAAACCTCGAAGCCGCCGGCAGCAACTCGCTGCCGATCACGCGCGGCGTGATCGAGGCGCTGCGCGACGAGCCCGATCAAGACCTGCTCGGCAAGCGCCTGGCGTCCGAAGCCGCGCTGTCGAGCGTGCTGGAGAAGGCCCTGCTGTTGCAGCGCACGCTGCTGACCGGCAAGAAGGAGCCGAACGTCGCCGCCAACGAGCTGGCCGTGAAGGCGGTCGATCAGGAGAACAACGCGCTGGAGCAGGAGATCAACAACCTCAAGACCGAGCTGGAGCTGCGGCGCACGCTGGCCGGCAATTCGGCGATGGCGATCGTGCAGCGCCACGGCACCCGCGCCGCGGGCTCGCGCGGCATCTTCGAGGGCGACACGACGCGCGACCGGCTCAAGGAAGTGCAGAAGCCGCGGAGCGGGCCATGACCAGCCGGGCCTGGCTGCGGCCGGCACGGCTGCTCGGCCGCCGCGTCGGCATCGTGCTGCTGTGGGTGCTGCTGGTGGCGGGCATCGCGGTCGGCGTGAACGTCGTCGGCCTCCACATCGTCGGCAGCATCGACGGCTGGGAGCAGTGGCTGCGCGAGCACTCGGGCCACTTCCTCGTCTGGCGGCTGCTGCTCTACGCGGCGACGGCCTACGGCTGGTGGTGGATGCGTCGGCGCCTGCGCGAACGCGAGCCATTGGCCGAGACCCATCAGCGCCTGCTGCGCGCCGAGATCGCGGCCGTCGCCACCCTCGTGCTGCTCGAAGGCAGCCAGCTACTGCGCAATGGCTGAGCCCTGGAGAACGCCATGACGCTCAACACAACGGACTACCTGGAGTATTACCTGACCCTGGTCGGGTGGATCGTCAGCAACGGCATCTGGAACATCCTCGTGGCCAGCGGCGTATTCGCGCTGCCCTTCGTGGTCATGGTGGTGCAGGAATGGCTGCGCGCGCGGGCCGAGGGTGCGGACGAGGGCAACAAGGGGGTGCTGTCATCGATGCGCATCGAGAACCGCGTGTGGGTGGCGATCGTCGTCATCCTGTTCGCCGGCATCCCCTTCATTCCGGTCGACCTCAGCACCATCAAGTTCGACACGACGCGCTCCGCGCAATGCCAGGTCAGCGTCCCGCAGCCCACCGACACGGGCTGGTCGAACGCCTACACCACGCTCAACAACCAGAGCGCGCTGGTGCCGGTGTGGTGGTTCTTCATGCACGCCATCTCGAAGGCGGTGACGGGCGGCGCGGTGGCGGCCATCCCCTGCGGAACGGATCTGCGTCAGATGCGCATGGACGTGGATGCCACGCGCATCGATGACCCGGTGCTGGCCCAGGAGGTCGGCGACTTCGTGCATGACTGCTACGGCCCCTCGCGCGCCAAGCTGTTCATGTCTCGGCCCACGCTCTCCGACGAGCAGATGAATGACGTGACCTGGATCGGTTCGAGCTACTTCCTGAACAACGCGGGCTTCTACGACACCTACCACTCGAACACGCCACGCACGGCCTGGCCCTACGACGCGACGCGCGATGCGGGGCTGGCCCAGGTGGATAGCGGCGGGGGCTACCCCACGTGCCGGCAGTGGTGGTCGGACGGCGGCAGCGGCCTGCGCGCGCGCCTGCTGGCCCAGGTCGATCCCGACCTGCTGACGCGCATCGGCCGCTGGGCGGGCTTCCTGTCGCAGAGCGAGGTGAACGACTCGGTGATCCGCGCCGTGGTCTCGCCGCGGCAGCAGAAGATGAACCAGGGCTCGGTCTACACCGACTACGGCGGCCAGATCGAGAAGACGCTGCCCAACGTCGTGACGCGCGGCGCCGGCGACCTGGGGCTGACCATGGGCTCGCTGGGCTTCTTTCCGGCGATGGACGTGGTACGCCAGGCGCTGCCGATGGTGCTGTCGCTGCTCAAGATGGCGCTGGTGATCTGCATCCCGCTGGTGCTGGTCTTCGGCACCTACGAGCTGAAGGCGCTGGTCGCGGTGAGCTGCGTGCAGTTCGCGCTGTTCTTCGTGGACTTCTGGTTCCAGCTCGCGCGCTGGCTGGACAGCACGATCCTCGACGCGCTCTACGGCTGGGGGTTCGGCGCGAACCGGCCGCACAGCAACTTCGATCCGCTGATCGGCCTGAACAACGCCTTCGGCGACATGCTGCTGAACTTCGTCATGGCGACGATGTTCATCGTGCTGCCTACCTTCTGGGTGGCTGCGCTGGGCTGGGTAGGCGTGCGCGCGGGAACGGCAATTCAAGGGCTGGCGGCAGGAACCAGGGATGCCCAAGCTGCTGGCGGCAGGGGTGCGGGTGTCGCTATGAAAGCAGCGAAGTAACGCCTCTAGGCTTGCTCGTCTTCTGGATCGTGGGGGTCGATCCGGTAATCGTCATGGGTGTAGAGGCCGTACCCGGCAGGGCCGTATCGCCATTCCGGCTTGTGTTCCTCGTCGTAGCTCCCATCGTCGTTGCGGACTACCCAGGCGCCGACCAGCGCGAACGCAAGCAGCAGTGCCAGCCAGAACGCGGTGTAGAGCAGGACACCGATCGCAGCGAGCTTGACGGCCAGCAGCGCGGCCTTGGCAATGCCAGGCGCCCATCCCTGCGCGAGCAGCCAGCCCTGCGCCCGCCGATCCAGACGCGCGCAGCCTCTCCACGCCCGGCCCAGTGTCCGGCCGAGGCGTTCTGCGAAGGTGGTCTGTGCGGCGGTCTTCATGGTGGCTACCTCATGTTCATCCTGTCGTGTGGCTGTGATCCCTGTCCGTGTCGCGATTGAAACCTGTGCTGTTCTTCAACCGCGGTCTAGTCCTTGTCTGCTGCGCGCCAGTCGGCCTGGCTTGCGGCCACCAGCGCCGCCCAATCGTCCGGCGGGTTGCCGCGTCCCAACATCTTCTCGAACACCGCATAGGGGTCGGACTTGCTGCCCGACGACCGCAAGGTCTGCTCGTCGTTGACCCAGGCGAACACGATCGCCTTGGCCTTGGAGTCGAAGCGGAAGAACAGCCGGAACCGCCTCCCGATCTTTGCGCGCCGCCAGTGCCGGTAGGCCGGCCCCAAGGTGTTGCCCTGGCGGAATTCGTCGCGCGCAGGATCGCTCGGCACGACATCCATGATCAACTGGCTCAACGCCCGGAACAGCTTGACGTTGGCGTTGCTCTCGAACCCCTGCGGGTCGTTCTGTTCGGCCCGTTCCGCGGCCGCGTGCAGCTTGCGCAACTGCTCGATCACGCCCTCGTGGAACAGGAGCGTCCAACCGTGCCGCTGCATCAGAGCGCCACTTCGCCTTCGATGTCTTCATCGAGGTTCACCGCGTGGTGCGCGTTGGCCAGCATGGCCCGCGCCAGATCGTCCGGCAGGGACTGGACGTGCCGCCCGGCCCGGATGTCCGCTTCCAGCAGCCCCAGGAAGGCGCCGATGGCCGGGTCTTCATGGTCGGCGTCGGCGCGGGTCACGACGACTTCGCCGCCGCGCAGGTCGAACGCCACCTTGCCGCCGGTGTCCACGCCCAGCGCTTGCCGGATGGACTTGGGCAGCGTGATCTGACCCTTGGAGGTCAGCGTCGCGACTTCGTGGATTTCGGGCATGGCGGCACTCCTGATGGCAATGCCTGGATGGTAAGGAAATTTCCTTACCTTGTCAATCTGGGTGTGCATGGTGCTCCGTCCGGTCGATGAAACGGCTCCATCGTAGGGGCGGCACAGCCAGCCTTCCCGCATCAATCCGACTTGGGCCAAACCCGCATTGGTTGTGGTTCGGCAGGCGTCGTTGCCCTATATCCAAAGGTTTCCGTAAAGGCCAAAGGGCTGGGGAAGGGGCAAGGGAATGGGGCCAAGGGGAAAGGCCCTACCCGAAAAGGCCAAAA includes:
- a CDS encoding integrating conjugative element protein gives rise to the protein MKASLSRFAQRARPYALSIALACAVTAAAGVAWAQTRISPTGVGVSGSVIGDDVLYSIGGGRAVSMGGAGNMQSIGVGIGWNSNLICGNMSITTTLQNQLNGLTNGFQQIMSSVIQSATSAVASLPALIIQRADPGLYNLLTNGVLQARLDFDRSKLTCKAMANRMADMAGGQAGWDQLAEGFALRDAVSSTDAVSAVEQAESNKGNNGVPWVGGGNAGGSGQGSIKVVGDVTRAGYNLLNSRGVSDTSSIPRASCGNRLTCQTWSSPQAAADFATRVLGEREQRTCETCTKTQTTPGVGLTPVIQEEYETKLQALQGLVTGSTPMTVANLEAAGSNSLPITRGVIEALRDEPDQDLLGKRLASEAALSSVLEKALLLQRTLLTGKKEPNVAANELAVKAVDQENNALEQEINNLKTELELRRTLAGNSAMAIVQRHGTRAAGSRGIFEGDTTRDRLKEVQKPRSGP
- a CDS encoding type II toxin-antitoxin system YhaV family toxin, with product MQRHGWTLLFHEGVIEQLRKLHAAAERAEQNDPQGFESNANVKLFRALSQLIMDVVPSDPARDEFRQGNTLGPAYRHWRRAKIGRRFRLFFRFDSKAKAIVFAWVNDEQTLRSSGSKSDPYAVFEKMLGRGNPPDDWAALVAASQADWRAADKD
- a CDS encoding DUF3742 family protein — protein: MKTAAQTTFAERLGRTLGRAWRGCARLDRRAQGWLLAQGWAPGIAKAALLAVKLAAIGVLLYTAFWLALLLAFALVGAWVVRNDDGSYDEEHKPEWRYGPAGYGLYTHDDYRIDPHDPEDEQA
- a CDS encoding conjugal transfer protein TraG N-terminal domain-containing protein, with translation MTLNTTDYLEYYLTLVGWIVSNGIWNILVASGVFALPFVVMVVQEWLRARAEGADEGNKGVLSSMRIENRVWVAIVVILFAGIPFIPVDLSTIKFDTTRSAQCQVSVPQPTDTGWSNAYTTLNNQSALVPVWWFFMHAISKAVTGGAVAAIPCGTDLRQMRMDVDATRIDDPVLAQEVGDFVHDCYGPSRAKLFMSRPTLSDEQMNDVTWIGSSYFLNNAGFYDTYHSNTPRTAWPYDATRDAGLAQVDSGGGYPTCRQWWSDGGSGLRARLLAQVDPDLLTRIGRWAGFLSQSEVNDSVIRAVVSPRQQKMNQGSVYTDYGGQIEKTLPNVVTRGAGDLGLTMGSLGFFPAMDVVRQALPMVLSLLKMALVICIPLVLVFGTYELKALVAVSCVQFALFFVDFWFQLARWLDSTILDALYGWGFGANRPHSNFDPLIGLNNAFGDMLLNFVMATMFIVLPTFWVAALGWVGVRAGTAIQGLAAGTRDAQAAGGRGAGVAMKAAK
- a CDS encoding type II toxin-antitoxin system PrlF family antitoxin, translating into MPEIHEVATLTSKGQITLPKSIRQALGVDTGGKVAFDLRGGEVVVTRADADHEDPAIGAFLGLLEADIRAGRHVQSLPDDLARAMLANAHHAVNLDEDIEGEVAL